Proteins encoded within one genomic window of Deltaproteobacteria bacterium:
- a CDS encoding insulinase family protein, with the protein MMNQPDIVSSSSTSDRLLFSLDNGLRVAIQEDHFAPVVAIQIWVKAGSADETPDVAGAAHVHEHMIFKGTARRPVGAIATEVESSGGNINAFTTADHTVYHLVLASRHFSTGLDILADALQNTTFDPHELEKELQVVMEEWKRGEDSPTSRAATELFRLSYSVHPYGRPVIGFRETIEALNRERVVNFYRRWYRPNNMTVVIVGDIDREHARKEVVRLFGEQPRTLLPDRPRASEPPQHGLRFSTLDMNVEEFYLYLSLPIPPASHADVYALDLLSYILGGGESSRLVQSLQADKEVVNWISVHAYTPQDAGMFIVAAALEQEKVRPAMEDILAALFRCKHELVSPVELARARTNLESDFVYRRETVQGQARQLGYFLTVFDDPDFDRRYLDGLAATTRQDLQRVAQQYFSPEALSVVFLGATTDAQLPTQAEVQALCNRFDTAPSSPSSASGPVVLAHANGRPEIITLKNGIRLIVKEHHEVPVVALQAVMLGGLLFEDATNAGINNFLAGMLTRGSERFSRLELAEAVESLAGSVRGFSGRNSLGLSGSFLSTGHIENSFDLFLETLLHPTFPGEEVEKRRRELLLLFKNREDELAQIAFDLFYRTMFTTHPYRFPVLGSEETVRALQREQLPAYYRQLLNPEQLVVSVVGDVSTTEVVDQFRAALESLPRVSGMTPLPPDEPRPTAVRTARKAVEKQQAHVVLGFQGVSLANPDRYALKMLETILSRQGGRLFYELREQRALAYSVTAFGVEGLAPGVVGVYVGTDPDKVDEATTAARAELKRVQDELVGADELDQAKKYLTGSYEISLQSNSAQCEEMGFNELYNLGYENGRRYLTAINAVTAEDLRRVACRYFDDDVHTLVVVGR; encoded by the coding sequence ATGATGAATCAACCTGACATCGTCTCTTCTTCGTCTACGTCCGACCGACTCCTCTTCTCGCTCGATAACGGACTGCGAGTCGCCATCCAAGAAGACCACTTTGCGCCAGTGGTCGCTATCCAAATCTGGGTCAAAGCTGGCAGTGCGGATGAAACTCCGGATGTCGCCGGGGCCGCGCACGTACATGAACATATGATCTTCAAGGGGACGGCGCGCCGTCCCGTGGGCGCGATTGCGACGGAAGTCGAATCGTCCGGCGGGAATATCAACGCCTTCACCACTGCCGACCACACCGTCTACCATCTGGTGTTGGCCTCCCGCCATTTCTCTACTGGGCTCGATATCCTCGCCGATGCCTTGCAAAACACGACGTTCGATCCGCACGAATTGGAAAAAGAACTCCAGGTCGTCATGGAAGAGTGGAAGCGCGGAGAAGATTCGCCGACCTCACGCGCAGCCACAGAATTATTTCGTCTGTCTTACTCCGTGCATCCCTACGGACGGCCGGTTATCGGGTTTCGGGAAACCATCGAAGCCCTCAATCGCGAACGGGTGGTCAATTTCTATCGACGCTGGTATCGACCGAACAATATGACCGTGGTGATCGTAGGCGATATCGACCGAGAACACGCACGGAAAGAAGTGGTGCGCTTATTCGGCGAGCAGCCCCGCACGCTGCTGCCCGACCGCCCACGCGCGAGCGAACCGCCGCAGCACGGGCTGCGGTTTTCCACGCTCGATATGAATGTCGAGGAGTTTTATCTGTACCTCAGTCTCCCGATCCCCCCGGCATCACATGCCGATGTCTACGCCCTCGATTTGCTGAGTTACATTCTCGGCGGTGGAGAAAGCTCGCGGCTCGTGCAATCTCTGCAAGCGGACAAAGAAGTGGTCAATTGGATTTCCGTGCACGCCTATACGCCCCAAGACGCCGGGATGTTCATCGTCGCGGCGGCCCTGGAGCAAGAGAAAGTCCGTCCGGCCATGGAAGATATCCTCGCCGCCCTCTTCCGCTGCAAACACGAACTCGTCTCTCCGGTCGAGCTGGCGCGCGCCCGCACCAACTTGGAGAGCGATTTCGTGTACCGGCGCGAGACCGTCCAAGGCCAAGCGCGACAGCTCGGCTATTTTCTCACGGTCTTCGACGATCCGGATTTCGACCGACGCTACCTCGACGGTCTGGCGGCGACCACGCGCCAGGATCTTCAGCGTGTCGCGCAGCAGTATTTTTCGCCGGAAGCGCTCTCCGTTGTCTTTTTGGGTGCGACGACAGATGCGCAACTGCCCACGCAGGCAGAAGTGCAGGCGCTGTGCAACCGTTTCGATACCGCCCCATCTTCCCCATCTTCGGCCTCCGGGCCGGTCGTGCTCGCCCATGCCAATGGACGCCCGGAGATCATCACGCTGAAGAACGGCATCAGACTCATCGTCAAGGAACATCACGAAGTTCCGGTCGTCGCTCTGCAGGCCGTTATGCTGGGTGGATTGTTATTCGAAGACGCCACCAATGCCGGCATCAACAATTTTCTGGCCGGCATGTTGACGCGCGGCAGCGAGAGATTTTCGCGGCTAGAGCTGGCCGAAGCCGTGGAATCGCTGGCCGGCAGCGTTCGTGGGTTTTCGGGGCGCAACAGCCTGGGGCTTTCCGGTTCGTTTCTTTCGACTGGCCACATCGAAAACTCGTTCGACCTCTTTTTGGAAACCTTGCTCCATCCCACCTTCCCCGGCGAAGAAGTGGAAAAACGCCGTCGCGAGCTGCTGCTGCTGTTCAAGAATCGCGAGGATGAACTGGCGCAGATCGCCTTCGATTTGTTCTATCGGACCATGTTCACCACCCATCCGTATCGCTTCCCGGTACTCGGCAGCGAAGAGACGGTGCGCGCGCTCCAACGCGAACAGTTACCGGCGTACTATCGGCAGCTCCTGAACCCCGAACAATTGGTCGTGAGCGTGGTGGGCGATGTCTCCACTACCGAGGTTGTCGATCAGTTTCGCGCCGCCTTAGAATCGCTCCCACGGGTCTCGGGCATGACACCGCTACCGCCGGACGAGCCGCGGCCAACAGCGGTACGCACGGCGCGCAAAGCCGTGGAGAAGCAGCAAGCCCATGTCGTGCTGGGCTTTCAAGGCGTGTCGCTAGCCAACCCGGACCGCTATGCCCTCAAAATGCTGGAGACTATTTTATCCCGCCAGGGCGGACGCCTGTTCTACGAACTCCGCGAACAGCGTGCTCTCGCCTACTCCGTTACCGCCTTCGGCGTCGAAGGGCTCGCTCCAGGAGTCGTGGGCGTGTACGTCGGGACAGACCCGGACAAAGTCGACGAAGCCACCACGGCAGCGCGTGCCGAGCTGAAACGGGTGCAGGACGAACTGGTCGGGGCTGATGAGTTAGATCAAGCCAAGAAGTATCTGACCGGAAGCTACGAAATTTCTCTCCAGTCGAACTCCGCGCAATGCGAAGAGATGGGCTTCAACGAGTTGTACAACCTCGGCTATGAAAATGGCCGCCGTTATCTGACGGCGATCAATGCGGTGACCGCAGAAGATTTACGCCGGGTGGCATGCAGGTATTTTGACGACGACGTGCACACACTCGTTGTGGTCGGGCGGTAG
- a CDS encoding TfoX/Sxy family protein — protein sequence MARRQPERSKAAPPRRPPPLHQGTLDESVARLNLADVTVKRMFGGLCYYTRERPFALLLGASLALKLPAVQLRQGVASGDGEVFHPGGGDFVMREYLDLSEQALADEGQVDTYVQTSYRFIAGQGEAEVKDLSRSELFQGRAELYKQTKRKGGGEGER from the coding sequence ATGGCAAGACGACAACCAGAGCGCTCGAAGGCCGCTCCTCCCCGCCGTCCCCCACCGCTTCATCAGGGCACTCTAGACGAGTCGGTCGCACGGTTGAATCTGGCGGATGTAACTGTGAAACGCATGTTCGGCGGGCTCTGTTACTATACCCGCGAAAGACCGTTCGCCCTTCTACTCGGAGCCTCGCTGGCGCTCAAACTGCCGGCCGTGCAACTGCGGCAAGGCGTCGCGAGCGGAGACGGTGAGGTGTTTCATCCCGGTGGAGGCGACTTCGTCATGCGGGAGTATCTCGATCTCAGCGAGCAAGCGCTGGCGGACGAAGGGCAAGTCGATACCTACGTGCAGACGAGTTATCGCTTTATCGCCGGACAAGGCGAGGCCGAGGTCAAGGACCTGAGCCGGAGCGAACTGTTCCAAGGCAGAGCCGAGCTGTACAAACAAACCAAGCGAAAAGGCGGAGGTGAGGGGGAGAGGTAA
- the waaF gene encoding lipopolysaccharide heptosyltransferase II, translating to MTASTPHRVLVAQSGFLGDVVLTTPLIAELRRRLAPASLTVLTTPQARPLLAHHPAVDRVLVDAKRATGKGVQGLLHTARQLRREGFTLAVAPHKSLRTALLLALAGIPQRIGFRQSPGWFLYHRTAVRDPDRHEVERILCLLRAFGVEPEDCDRQPFVACDEPARARARELLHAAKVQDHERVFIVCPGSVWPTKRWTVAGYAALVERLANSHGRVLICGGSDDAPVAQAVQEQSHGKGIDLVGQADLQTFIALVDRARLVISNDSAPMHIATARNVPVVAIFCATTPSLGYGPYSARAVVVEKKDLFCRPCSRHGTRTCPRGTEDCMRLITVEDVLAAGNWLLAATTSQLAEERR from the coding sequence ATGACCGCCTCCACACCCCACCGTGTCCTCGTCGCGCAAAGCGGATTCCTGGGTGACGTGGTCCTCACCACGCCACTGATCGCAGAGCTGCGTCGTCGCCTCGCACCGGCCTCTCTCACCGTGCTAACGACGCCGCAAGCGCGGCCACTGCTCGCACATCACCCGGCAGTCGATCGCGTACTCGTCGATGCTAAACGCGCCACCGGGAAAGGTGTACAAGGATTGCTGCACACTGCTCGTCAACTACGGCGAGAAGGCTTCACCTTAGCGGTGGCACCGCATAAATCCCTGCGCACGGCGCTCCTCCTCGCACTCGCCGGCATTCCCCAACGCATCGGGTTTCGGCAAAGCCCAGGGTGGTTTCTCTATCACCGCACGGCAGTACGCGACCCGGATCGCCACGAAGTCGAACGGATTCTCTGTCTCCTGCGTGCCTTCGGCGTGGAACCGGAAGACTGCGACCGGCAGCCATTTGTGGCGTGCGACGAGCCTGCTCGTGCCCGCGCGCGGGAGTTGCTCCACGCGGCCAAGGTTCAAGACCACGAGCGCGTCTTCATCGTCTGCCCAGGCTCGGTCTGGCCCACGAAGCGCTGGACGGTCGCAGGGTACGCCGCGCTGGTCGAACGGTTAGCCAACAGCCACGGGAGAGTGCTCATTTGCGGCGGTTCGGACGACGCACCGGTTGCTCAAGCCGTCCAGGAACAGTCGCACGGTAAAGGCATCGATCTCGTTGGCCAAGCCGATTTGCAAACCTTTATTGCACTGGTAGACAGAGCGCGACTGGTCATTAGCAACGACAGCGCGCCGATGCATATCGCCACGGCTCGCAACGTGCCGGTAGTGGCCATCTTCTGCGCCACCACGCCCAGCCTTGGCTACGGACCCTACAGTGCACGCGCAGTCGTCGTCGAAAAAAAGGACCTTTTCTGCCGCCCCTGCAGCCGACACGGCACGCGCACCTGTCCACGGGGCACGGAAGACTGCATGCGTCTCATCACTGTCGAGGACGTCTTGGCTGCGGGGAATTGGCTGCTCGCAGCCACTACTTCTCAGCTTGCGGAGGAACGCCGTTAA
- a CDS encoding Trm112 family protein, with product MAVSQKLLDILVCPQCKGDLEPTPAHDGLTCHACKLRYPIEDDIPIMLIEEAAQLG from the coding sequence ATGGCCGTCTCGCAAAAGCTCCTCGACATTCTGGTGTGCCCCCAGTGTAAGGGCGACCTTGAACCGACTCCCGCTCATGACGGGCTGACGTGCCACGCGTGCAAGCTCCGCTACCCGATCGAAGATGACATTCCCATCATGTTAATCGAAGAGGCCGCCCAGCTCGGATGA
- a CDS encoding class I SAM-dependent methyltransferase: protein MAAPFLIEAVNAMLADLPTEGKTLLDVSCKEGDVLQALQARGLRLRGTNYEPTGPGLNGIPIDYGVNLLERLPYDDASFDVVLLIEVIEHLENHRTALGELARILKPGGVLILTTPNIMRLNSRLHFFWSGYHKTKRRFIPFDTPLDQAHRFHNYPIDLPILYYLCSQYRLELERVGRSKIKAYSRLLFGLFGLPVMAYTWYMLLLREKNPRQKEENRRLCSWLLNPRTLMEDNLVLRLRKQAQ from the coding sequence ATGGCTGCACCGTTTCTCATCGAAGCTGTCAATGCAATGCTGGCGGACCTTCCCACCGAAGGAAAAACGCTGCTTGACGTGAGCTGCAAAGAAGGCGACGTCTTGCAAGCCCTACAGGCACGCGGGCTCCGTCTGCGCGGCACCAATTATGAACCCACAGGCCCCGGCTTGAACGGCATCCCTATCGACTACGGCGTGAATCTCCTCGAACGTCTCCCCTACGACGACGCCAGTTTCGATGTCGTACTCTTGATCGAGGTCATCGAACATCTGGAGAATCATCGCACGGCCTTGGGTGAACTGGCGCGGATTCTCAAGCCGGGTGGCGTGCTGATCCTCACCACACCCAACATTATGCGCCTCAACTCGCGCCTGCATTTTTTCTGGAGCGGGTATCACAAAACCAAGCGGCGCTTCATTCCCTTCGACACGCCACTCGACCAAGCCCATCGCTTCCATAACTACCCGATCGATTTGCCGATCCTCTATTACCTCTGTAGTCAGTATCGCTTGGAGCTGGAACGAGTAGGCAGAAGCAAAATCAAAGCCTACTCGCGTCTGCTCTTCGGGCTGTTCGGACTCCCGGTCATGGCCTACACTTGGTACATGTTGCTGTTGCGGGAGAAGAACCCGCGCCAGAAAGAGGAAAACCGGCGGTTGTGTTCGTGGCTGCTCAATCCCCGCACGCTCATGGAAGACAACTTGGTGCTGCGCTTGCGCAAGCAAGCACAATAG
- the lpxK gene encoding tetraacyldisaccharide 4'-kinase encodes MADLSTPFLPPQQRWLRTIWSRQGLLGRLGWLALLPFSWGFSLIVHLRNRLYNQRWLAVEQSPVKVISVGNLTVGGAGKTPFVLWLARTLQAQGHKVGILSRGYKGVQTHEAVVVGIDGEPLATPDAVGDEPVMLARRFAGVVIASRDRLAGARLARERFGLELIVLDDGFQHRRLNRDVDILLLSGSNGVHNQWLLPAGPFREPLSAARRAHILIATKNDPLAEDAAPPWQQQAAALQKPLYDGHLEPVALVSSEQRHWQEMPLTELSGKRIMALTGIADPLPFYRALQEWDAEVTEVMEFPDHHQYSQADWQAISFAGQKVELIVTTEKDLVKLERFPFATRKLVALRTQMTIPQEAALLAAIAQHLTRTE; translated from the coding sequence ATGGCCGATCTTTCGACGCCTTTCCTGCCTCCTCAGCAACGCTGGCTCCGTACCATCTGGAGCCGCCAGGGCCTGCTTGGCCGGCTCGGTTGGCTGGCGCTGCTTCCTTTTTCGTGGGGATTCTCCCTGATCGTACACCTGCGCAATCGCCTCTATAACCAGCGTTGGCTGGCTGTGGAACAGTCGCCGGTCAAAGTCATTAGCGTCGGCAATCTCACGGTGGGCGGCGCCGGAAAAACGCCTTTCGTTTTGTGGCTAGCGCGAACCCTCCAAGCGCAGGGGCATAAGGTCGGTATTCTCAGTCGGGGTTACAAAGGAGTGCAGACCCACGAGGCTGTGGTCGTCGGCATCGACGGCGAACCCCTGGCGACGCCGGACGCCGTGGGCGACGAGCCGGTCATGTTGGCGCGGCGGTTTGCCGGAGTCGTGATCGCCAGTCGTGACCGATTGGCCGGGGCGCGGCTAGCGCGAGAGCGTTTCGGTCTCGAACTGATCGTTCTTGACGACGGTTTTCAACATCGCCGCCTCAACCGCGATGTCGATATCTTGCTGTTGAGCGGAAGCAACGGTGTGCACAATCAGTGGCTGCTGCCCGCCGGACCGTTCCGCGAACCGTTGTCCGCCGCGCGACGCGCGCATATCCTGATCGCCACCAAAAATGACCCACTGGCCGAGGACGCAGCTCCGCCTTGGCAGCAGCAGGCTGCAGCGCTGCAAAAGCCTCTGTATGATGGGCATCTGGAACCGGTCGCGCTCGTCAGCTCCGAGCAGCGGCACTGGCAGGAAATGCCGCTCACGGAATTGAGCGGCAAACGCATCATGGCCCTGACCGGCATTGCCGATCCCCTCCCGTTCTATCGAGCACTGCAAGAATGGGACGCGGAAGTCACAGAGGTGATGGAATTTCCCGATCATCACCAGTACTCTCAGGCGGACTGGCAGGCGATTTCCTTCGCCGGTCAAAAAGTGGAGCTGATCGTGACGACGGAGAAAGACCTCGTGAAGCTGGAACGGTTCCCGTTCGCGACGAGAAAACTCGTGGCGCTGCGCACGCAAATGACGATCCCCCAGGAAGCGGCGCTGCTCGCCGCTATTGCACAACACCTCACCAGGACAGAATGA